The following are encoded together in the Campylobacter devanensis genome:
- the ilvD gene encoding dihydroxy-acid dehydratase — MRSDNIKKGYTKTPHRSLLRATGLRDEDFDKPFIGVANSFIEIIPGHFFLDKYSKILKDEIRKNGCVPFEFNCIGVDDGIAMGHGGMLYSLPSREIIANSVETVMNAHCLDALVCMPNCDKIVPGMLMGALRVNVPTIFISGGPMAAGVGLRGEALDLNSAFEAVGAYETKQIDEKELKHIECNACPGGGSCSGMFTANSMNTLCEAMGVALKGNGTILALTKEREELIRKAAKRICQIALDERYKIRNIINTKSIRNAMVVDMAMGGSSNTILHMLAISREAGAPLDIAKLNDISRSVPHIAKIAPSLPSVHMEDIAKAGGLSAVINEIAKFDDKLLNLDALTISGESLGDRVKNAEILDQNIIHTVSNAYSKVGGLAILFGNLAEQGCVIKTAGIVGSRQFSGKAICFNSQDEAIEGISSGKVKKGDVVVLRYEGPKGGPGMQEMLSPTSLIMGRGLGADVALITDGRFSGATRGLSIGHVSPEAAEGGMIGLLKDGDIIDIDVDKYSINVRLSDDEINARKKEWKYAGKKVDSRWLRQYQKLVTNASNGAILEA, encoded by the coding sequence ATGAGAAGTGACAATATCAAAAAAGGCTATACCAAAACCCCGCATAGATCGCTACTAAGGGCAACTGGGCTAAGAGATGAGGATTTTGATAAGCCTTTTATAGGCGTGGCAAATAGCTTTATAGAGATAATTCCAGGGCATTTTTTCTTAGATAAATACTCTAAAATCCTAAAAGATGAAATTCGCAAAAACGGCTGCGTGCCTTTTGAGTTTAACTGTATCGGCGTAGATGATGGTATCGCTATGGGGCATGGCGGTATGCTCTACTCTCTCCCAAGCCGTGAGATAATAGCAAATTCAGTTGAAACCGTGATGAATGCTCACTGCCTTGATGCGCTAGTTTGTATGCCAAACTGCGATAAAATCGTCCCTGGAATGCTTATGGGGGCTTTAAGAGTAAATGTTCCAACTATATTTATAAGCGGTGGGCCAATGGCTGCTGGAGTTGGGCTTAGGGGTGAGGCCTTGGATTTAAACTCAGCTTTTGAAGCTGTTGGAGCGTATGAGACAAAGCAAATAGATGAAAAAGAGCTTAAACATATAGAGTGTAACGCTTGTCCTGGTGGCGGTAGTTGCTCTGGAATGTTTACAGCTAATTCTATGAATACCCTTTGTGAAGCGATGGGCGTGGCGTTAAAAGGCAATGGAACTATCCTAGCTCTAACCAAAGAGCGTGAAGAGCTAATCAGAAAAGCTGCGAAAAGAATTTGCCAAATCGCCCTTGATGAGAGATATAAAATCAGAAATATCATAAATACCAAATCCATCCGCAACGCAATGGTCGTAGATATGGCAATGGGTGGTAGCTCAAATACAATTTTACATATGCTAGCTATCAGCCGTGAAGCTGGCGCACCACTAGATATAGCAAAATTAAATGACATTAGTCGCAGTGTCCCGCATATAGCCAAAATCGCCCCAAGCCTACCTAGTGTGCACATGGAAGATATAGCCAAGGCTGGTGGGCTAAGTGCGGTTATAAATGAGATAGCTAAATTCGATGATAAATTGCTAAATTTAGACGCTCTTACTATAAGTGGTGAGAGCTTAGGCGATAGGGTCAAAAATGCTGAAATTTTGGATCAAAATATCATCCACACAGTATCAAACGCCTACTCAAAAGTAGGCGGACTAGCTATTTTATTTGGCAATTTAGCCGAGCAAGGCTGCGTGATAAAAACTGCTGGAATAGTTGGTTCAAGACAATTTAGCGGCAAAGCGATCTGCTTTAACTCTCAAGATGAAGCCATAGAAGGCATTAGTAGCGGCAAGGTCAAAAAGGGCGATGTGGTTGTTTTAAGATACGAAGGGCCAAAAGGAGGTCCTGGAATGCAAGAGATGCTAAGCCCAACTAGCCTTATAATGGGGCGTGGGCTTGGGGCTGATGTAGCCTTAATTACTGATGGGAGATTTAGCGGCGCCACTAGAGGCCTAAGTATCGGCCATGTAAGCCCTGAAGCTGCTGAGGGCGGTATGATAGGATTATTAAAAGATGGCGATATCATCGATATTGATGTAGATAAATACAGCATAAATGTTCGCTTAAGCGATGATGAGATTAACGCTAGAAAAAAAGAGTGGAAATACGCTGGTAAAAAGGTAGATAGTCGCTGGCTAAGACAATACCAAAAGCTAGTTACCAATGCAAGTAATGGGGCGATTTTAGAAGCGTGA
- the nhaA gene encoding Na+/H+ antiporter NhaA encodes MKLNFIKTFVKHESFSGVLLIIATILALVFQNGILSHFYQGILRSEFSIGFREFTLAKPLILWVNDGLMAVFFFVVGLELKREIVEGELSNPRQIALPIIGALGGVICPALIFWGFNYSDEFAIRGWAIPTATDIAFALGVLMLLGNRVPSSLKIFLLTLAIIDDLCAIVIIALFYTTELSTTSLGISFICLIILFILNRLKVNKKSIFLLFTLILWFSVLKSGVHATIAGVLAAFFIPMRDSAGTSMLKDLEKDLHGVTSYFILPIFAFVNAGVSLAGVDPKQLINSVGMGIFFGLFFGKQFGVFLFSFIFIKLGFAKLPEGSNWLQFYGVCILTGIGFTMSLFVGALAYNDSPVFYHADKLAILLASFVAGVVGYIYLFLLCKPKKNID; translated from the coding sequence ATGAAATTAAATTTTATCAAAACCTTTGTAAAGCATGAGAGCTTTAGCGGCGTTTTGCTAATTATTGCTACGATTTTGGCCTTGGTGTTTCAAAATGGCATTTTAAGCCACTTCTATCAAGGGATTTTAAGATCTGAATTTAGCATCGGATTTAGAGAATTTACCCTAGCTAAACCGCTGATTTTATGGGTAAATGACGGCCTTATGGCGGTATTTTTCTTTGTTGTGGGATTAGAATTAAAGCGTGAAATTGTAGAAGGTGAGCTATCCAATCCTAGACAAATAGCCCTACCGATTATAGGTGCCCTTGGCGGAGTTATCTGTCCTGCTCTTATATTTTGGGGGTTTAATTATAGTGATGAGTTTGCTATAAGAGGATGGGCGATACCTACTGCTACTGATATTGCCTTTGCTCTTGGGGTGCTTATGCTTCTTGGTAATAGAGTGCCTAGCTCTTTAAAGATATTTTTGCTAACCTTAGCTATTATAGATGATCTTTGTGCGATTGTGATTATAGCGCTATTTTATACAACTGAGCTATCTACTACTTCGCTTGGAATTTCATTTATTTGCTTAATTATTTTATTTATCCTAAACCGCTTAAAAGTAAATAAAAAATCGATATTTTTGCTATTTACCTTAATCCTTTGGTTTAGCGTGTTAAAAAGTGGTGTCCATGCTACCATAGCTGGAGTTTTAGCCGCATTTTTCATCCCTATGAGAGATAGTGCTGGCACAAGTATGTTAAAAGACCTTGAAAAGGATCTTCACGGCGTTACAAGCTACTTTATCTTGCCGATTTTTGCCTTTGTCAATGCTGGAGTTAGCCTAGCTGGAGTTGATCCTAAACAGCTTATAAATTCAGTCGGTATGGGTATATTTTTTGGCCTATTTTTTGGTAAGCAATTTGGCGTATTTTTATTTAGCTTTATCTTTATCAAGCTTGGATTTGCTAAACTTCCTGAAGGTTCAAATTGGCTGCAATTTTATGGAGTTTGTATATTAACTGGAATTGGCTTTACAATGAGTTTATTTGTAGGCGCTTTGGCTTATAATGATAGCCCGGTATTTTATCACGCTGATAAATTAGCGATATTACTGGCTAGTTTTGTCGCTGGAGTGGTAGGATATATCTATCTATTTTTACTATGTAAGCCAAAAAAGAATATAGATTAA
- the recJ gene encoding single-stranded-DNA-specific exonuclease RecJ — translation MLDKEAIKELLSSRFSNDIHTKLSEIPLPCELKDTFKAAKRIKEAIQNDELIAVVGDYDVDGIVSTAIMAEFLTDMSANFIIKIPNRFKDGYGLNEEIINELENATLIITVDNGISAIEAAKICKAKGIDLIITDHHMPLPTLPEAYAIINPKQANCPFPNIEICGAQVAWYLIGALKEVCELRNYDMAKFLDLLTLAIIADMMELRDLNRILVRLGLARINSSKRACFEAIKNYYNKEKFEFDDISFLIAPLINSAGRIDDATISYEFLRSRNLKEANGYLDKICEFNASRKAQEKALFESSQNDIDENEDIIVTWGNEWHEGVIGIVASRLAKKYKKPAIVFSIDGDKAKGSARSVGKFDILSLIASQESLLCGYGGHKGAAGIVIESANLNKFKTAINQSCFLQELYDFSTNDEVLGQINPEAIDYELIEILEFFEPYGQKNPRPLFELKGAMVKSAKKIGKEESHLKIILQKDNKTLEAIFFNFDYLPKSGESIDILVTIAKNSFRGLIIPQLLIKEIIRQEQK, via the coding sequence ATGCTAGATAAAGAGGCAATCAAAGAGCTATTAAGTAGTCGTTTTAGTAACGATATCCATACTAAACTCTCCGAAATTCCACTGCCTTGTGAGTTAAAAGATACTTTCAAGGCAGCCAAAAGAATCAAAGAAGCCATCCAAAACGATGAGCTAATAGCAGTAGTAGGCGATTATGATGTAGATGGAATCGTAAGCACAGCTATAATGGCTGAGTTTTTAACTGATATGTCTGCTAACTTTATTATCAAAATTCCAAATAGATTTAAAGATGGCTACGGATTAAATGAAGAGATTATAAACGAATTAGAAAATGCCACTTTAATCATCACAGTAGATAATGGAATTAGCGCTATTGAAGCTGCTAAAATTTGTAAAGCAAAAGGGATTGATTTAATCATCACTGATCACCATATGCCACTTCCTACACTACCAGAAGCATATGCAATAATCAATCCAAAGCAAGCTAACTGCCCATTTCCAAATATCGAAATTTGTGGCGCTCAAGTAGCATGGTATTTAATTGGCGCACTAAAAGAGGTATGTGAACTAAGAAACTATGATATGGCCAAATTTCTTGATCTTTTAACTCTAGCTATAATAGCAGATATGATGGAATTAAGAGATTTAAATAGAATTTTAGTCCGTTTAGGTTTAGCACGGATAAACTCTAGCAAAAGAGCCTGTTTTGAAGCGATAAAAAATTACTATAATAAAGAAAAATTTGAATTTGATGATATTAGCTTTTTAATTGCTCCGCTAATAAACTCAGCAGGCAGAATAGATGATGCAACCATATCATATGAGTTTTTACGCTCTAGAAATTTAAAAGAAGCCAATGGATATCTAGATAAAATTTGCGAATTCAATGCCTCACGCAAAGCTCAAGAAAAAGCGCTTTTTGAATCTAGCCAAAATGATATAGATGAAAATGAAGATATTATCGTTACATGGGGTAATGAGTGGCACGAGGGAGTTATCGGAATTGTCGCAAGTCGCTTGGCTAAAAAGTATAAAAAACCTGCAATTGTCTTTAGTATAGATGGAGATAAGGCCAAAGGTAGCGCTAGGAGTGTTGGTAAATTTGATATTCTTTCACTAATTGCCTCTCAAGAGTCTTTACTATGTGGATATGGCGGGCATAAAGGCGCTGCTGGAATAGTGATAGAAAGTGCTAATTTAAACAAATTTAAAACTGCAATAAATCAATCTTGCTTTTTGCAAGAACTATATGATTTTAGCACAAATGATGAGGTTTTAGGACAGATTAACCCTGAAGCGATTGATTATGAGCTAATAGAGATTTTGGAATTTTTTGAGCCGTATGGACAGAAAAATCCACGCCCTCTTTTTGAGCTAAAAGGCGCAATGGTAAAATCAGCTAAGAAAATTGGCAAGGAGGAATCTCACCTAAAAATCATACTGCAAAAAGATAACAAAACACTAGAAGCGATATTTTTTAACTTTGACTACTTACCAAAAAGTGGTGAGAGTATTGATATCTTAGTAACAATTGCTAAAAATTCATTTCGTGGGTTAATCATCCCTCAACTACTAATAAAAGAGATTATAAGACAGGAGCAAAAATGA
- a CDS encoding CTP synthase — MSKETKYIFVTGGVLSSLGKGIAAASIATLLKNVGYKVSMLKADPYINVDPGTMSPLEHGEVFVTDDGAETDLDLGHYERFLDEDLSQDNNFTTGKVYSSVIERERRGDYLGKTIQVIPHIVGDIVDRIKKAGEGNDILIVEIGGTVGDIEGLPFLEAIRALRSEVGKSNGMFIHLTLVPYIKVAGELKTKPTQHSVGELRRIGISPDMIICRTEMPLNRELKDKIAASCGIERNAVIESPDMQSIYQVPLSFLNQNILEPIAQNLNLKNPKPNMQNWDNLVKRVIAPSTEVNLAFVGKYIDLKESYKSLTESIIHAGANLDTKVNIQWCDSEKIDSNNVAETLKDCDAILVAGGFGPRGVSGKIEAIKFARENKIPYLGICLGMQLSMIEFAKNVLKLEDANSIEFDENCKNPIIYLIDSFIDANGNKQLRTHTSPLGGTMRLGGYECDLLKGSLLAKIYNNANKIKERHRHRYEANPKYRAEFEKAGLIVSGESDGLIEAVEIKDHPFFLGVQFHPEFTSRLTKPNPAILGFIKAGIEYKNAR; from the coding sequence ATGAGTAAAGAGACGAAATATATATTTGTTACAGGTGGAGTATTAAGTAGTTTAGGCAAAGGTATCGCAGCAGCAAGCATTGCTACACTGCTTAAAAATGTAGGCTATAAGGTTAGTATGCTAAAAGCAGATCCATATATAAATGTCGATCCTGGAACTATGAGCCCACTTGAACATGGCGAGGTCTTTGTCACTGATGATGGCGCTGAGACAGATCTAGATTTAGGGCATTATGAGAGATTTTTAGATGAGGATCTATCTCAAGATAATAACTTTACAACTGGTAAGGTTTATAGCTCAGTTATAGAGCGTGAGCGTCGTGGTGATTACCTAGGAAAGACTATACAAGTTATCCCACATATCGTAGGCGATATAGTAGATCGTATTAAAAAAGCTGGTGAAGGCAATGATATTTTAATAGTAGAAATAGGCGGAACTGTAGGCGATATCGAGGGTCTTCCATTTTTAGAGGCTATTAGAGCGCTTAGAAGCGAAGTAGGCAAGTCAAATGGGATGTTTATCCATCTTACTTTAGTGCCATATATCAAGGTAGCTGGCGAGCTAAAAACCAAGCCAACTCAGCACAGCGTAGGCGAATTAAGACGCATAGGTATTAGCCCAGATATGATCATTTGTCGTACTGAAATGCCACTAAATAGAGAGCTAAAAGATAAAATAGCAGCAAGCTGTGGTATAGAAAGAAATGCAGTCATAGAAAGCCCAGATATGCAAAGCATATACCAAGTCCCATTAAGCTTTTTAAACCAAAATATCCTTGAGCCAATAGCTCAAAATTTAAATCTTAAAAATCCTAAGCCAAATATGCAAAACTGGGATAATCTAGTAAAAAGAGTAATAGCTCCTAGCACAGAGGTTAATCTTGCATTTGTGGGCAAATATATAGATTTAAAAGAGAGCTATAAAAGCTTAACTGAAAGCATTATTCATGCTGGAGCCAATTTAGATACAAAAGTAAATATACAATGGTGTGATAGTGAAAAAATAGATTCTAATAATGTTGCTGAAACATTAAAAGATTGCGATGCTATCTTGGTCGCTGGAGGCTTTGGGCCTCGTGGCGTAAGTGGCAAAATAGAAGCTATCAAATTCGCTAGAGAAAACAAAATCCCATATCTAGGAATCTGCCTTGGAATGCAACTTAGCATGATAGAATTTGCTAAAAATGTACTAAAATTAGAAGATGCAAACTCAATCGAATTTGATGAGAATTGCAAAAATCCTATTATATATCTAATAGATAGCTTTATTGATGCAAATGGAAATAAACAGCTAAGAACTCACACGAGCCCACTTGGTGGCACTATGAGACTTGGCGGATATGAGTGCGACTTGCTAAAAGGCTCACTACTAGCAAAAATCTATAATAATGCAAATAAGATCAAAGAGCGTCACCGCCACAGATATGAAGCAAATCCAAAATATAGAGCCGAATTTGAAAAAGCCGGCCTAATAGTAAGCGGTGAGAGTGATGGACTTATAGAAGCTGTAGAGATCAAAGATCATCCATTTTTCTTAGGCGTTCAGTTTCATCCAGAATTTACATCTAGATTAACCAAGCCAAACCCTGCAATACTAGGATTTATAAAAGCTGGAATAGAATATAAAAATGCTAGATAA
- a CDS encoding S8 family serine peptidase — MKSIKLSLILPIYLFGVTDFELINYNDNSVSGDGVFVGVIDSAINKDHPSLSGQIQDQIYSGYKGGDYTPDFSVDTHGSHVAGIILAKPSDGVSGVATDAKAYGVQITGHNTDGSSKFTAPNVYEYFKDKNIAAINNSWNATVYPLSGLNSLTSSSISFLKNANNPNDYIPLIQRDSTASDLIKLSKEKQILSVFASGNEGIISPGIMALAPYYDEEIRSIIVVTALDSAQVSKDSDGKFIVTTKRDDNYDYLSAPTTYSNGLKGVYNFGLTAPGTGIKNVNASYGTTDILTGKLDKDLYRVSSGTSMAAPMVTGAAALVAQKFPFMSGKQIADTLLSTANKDYIGPKIIVKETVTGKTLCDGNVLCSSSKRYTIFYVDSKIPKNEDGSVNEKAVEKDLLNSGYFGINWKYDRMSGMAAIDDEDYPWVQEVTKEDLFGQGILDIDKALKGIGILDANRLSDADVRSEFGETAVYYALDTKGSDTEFGNDISQRKWEANTHNPEANNLPKNLDNLNVGLIKSGSGVLTLSGANSYEGATVINAGGIRLLSKDSKTAQIAGSVYVNNGSILSGNGVIKQNLTNDNSIIRPGNGDLSDLIVDGTYMQKGQNSKLILDFGNDDNSQLIAKDYSISGGNLEYNPLAQYYTVNKEIKIQLGGLATHIGNFANVEIASNNSISFEIKLDSDKTTINKDPISIPPIHETEVPSNPQNPTPPSSENVTPPQSEQPNTPSQPVAPSEPNNNQNNNQQAPNNNQNNQQNGNQQSPSNSQNSGSQSSNSSQGGTTSPSNPPSSENVTPPQSEQPNTPSQPVAPSEPNNNQNNNQQAPNNNQNNQQNGNQQSPSNSQNSGSQSSNSSQGGTTSPSNPPSSENVTPPQSEQPNTPSQPVAPSEPNNNQNNNQQAPNNNQNNQQNGNQQSPSNSQNSGSIIVTPVVKPNAYNSNSTTLSQTMRNIRSNVNLSSKYNQFFNTLDSSDSNTYQETMSRIEGNSVFDLTSIITQNHTSFYQNNMLFSINPVSSTLFSYNSNPYDSGIFVASVASDYAIDLGFDSLKPKNYWYINPTYKRYNGNGFDGYQSGVSVNLAHKLDDGIISYGVGASKSSLDFDIGATAKSSNFDIALNYTHDFESFKLLSGGSFMVSFNENERIVANTLSSDYKSYSSSLQLGVAKDFRHYSIVVTPLGYLGYGKIYQESFKESGGIFAKNYDSINHDLYTVGLGLNLAYEGSDEKSRYTGYIIYERMLDGYNMDASAEFNDFKGQKFSQRYHLDKNRLNLGVGAEYTFNSGYFAKFGIGSEFATTSDNYNLSVTFGKRF; from the coding sequence ATGAAATCAATCAAATTATCACTTATTCTTCCTATATATCTGTTTGGTGTTACAGATTTTGAGCTTATTAATTATAATGATAACAGCGTAAGCGGTGATGGCGTATTTGTTGGGGTTATAGATAGTGCGATAAATAAAGATCACCCTAGCTTATCAGGGCAAATTCAAGATCAAATTTATTCTGGATATAAAGGCGGTGATTATACTCCAGATTTTTCAGTTGATACCCATGGTAGCCATGTAGCTGGGATTATACTAGCTAAGCCAAGTGATGGAGTAAGCGGAGTTGCTACAGATGCCAAGGCTTATGGCGTTCAGATAACTGGGCATAATACCGATGGTTCATCTAAATTTACAGCTCCAAATGTATATGAGTATTTCAAAGATAAGAATATAGCAGCTATTAATAATAGTTGGAATGCTACGGTATATCCGCTATCTGGATTAAATTCGCTTACTAGTTCATCGATTTCATTTCTAAAAAATGCTAATAATCCAAATGATTATATCCCGTTAATTCAAAGAGATTCAACTGCAAGTGATCTTATAAAATTATCTAAAGAGAAGCAAATTCTTAGTGTTTTTGCCTCTGGTAATGAGGGGATTATATCTCCTGGGATTATGGCTTTAGCTCCATATTATGATGAAGAGATCAGATCTATAATTGTAGTAACGGCTCTAGATAGCGCACAAGTTAGCAAGGATAGTGATGGTAAATTTATAGTAACTACAAAAAGAGATGATAATTATGATTATTTAAGCGCTCCTACTACATACTCTAATGGACTAAAGGGTGTTTATAATTTTGGTTTAACAGCACCTGGAACTGGTATTAAGAATGTAAATGCTAGTTATGGTACTACTGATATTTTAACAGGTAAGCTAGATAAGGATTTATATAGAGTCTCTAGCGGCACATCTATGGCAGCCCCTATGGTAACTGGCGCTGCTGCTTTAGTAGCTCAAAAATTTCCATTTATGAGTGGCAAACAAATAGCAGATACCTTGCTCTCTACTGCTAATAAAGATTATATAGGGCCTAAAATTATAGTAAAAGAGACGGTAACTGGAAAAACTCTTTGTGATGGTAATGTTCTTTGTTCTAGCTCAAAGAGATACACAATATTTTATGTAGATAGCAAAATTCCAAAAAACGAAGATGGTAGTGTAAATGAAAAAGCCGTTGAGAAGGATTTATTAAATTCTGGATATTTTGGTATAAATTGGAAATATGATCGTATGAGTGGTATGGCTGCCATTGATGATGAAGACTATCCATGGGTTCAAGAGGTTACGAAAGAGGATCTATTTGGTCAAGGAATTTTAGATATTGATAAGGCTTTAAAAGGTATAGGAATCTTAGATGCAAATAGATTAAGCGATGCAGATGTAAGAAGTGAATTTGGCGAAACTGCGGTATATTACGCGCTAGATACTAAGGGCAGTGATACTGAATTTGGCAATGATATAAGCCAAAGAAAATGGGAGGCTAATACTCATAACCCTGAAGCTAATAATCTACCTAAGAATTTAGATAATTTAAATGTAGGGCTTATCAAATCTGGGAGTGGAGTTTTAACTCTAAGTGGTGCTAATAGCTATGAGGGTGCTACTGTTATAAATGCTGGTGGTATAAGACTACTAAGCAAAGATAGTAAAACAGCACAAATAGCCGGAAGTGTCTATGTCAATAACGGCTCAATTCTAAGCGGTAATGGGGTTATTAAGCAAAATTTAACCAACGATAACTCAATCATTCGCCCTGGCAATGGAGATTTAAGCGATTTAATAGTAGATGGCACATATATGCAAAAAGGTCAAAACTCAAAGCTTATTTTGGACTTTGGCAATGATGATAACTCGCAATTAATTGCTAAAGATTATAGCATTAGTGGTGGAAATTTGGAGTATAATCCATTAGCACAGTATTACACAGTTAATAAAGAGATTAAAATTCAATTAGGTGGTTTGGCTACTCATATAGGTAATTTTGCTAATGTTGAGATAGCTAGTAATAATAGTATTAGTTTTGAGATTAAGCTTGATAGCGATAAAACTACGATAAATAAAGATCCAATCTCCATACCGCCAATCCATGAAACCGAGGTGCCATCTAATCCGCAAAACCCAACTCCACCATCTAGTGAGAATGTAACCCCACCGCAATCAGAACAACCAAATACACCATCACAACCAGTTGCCCCTAGTGAGCCAAATAATAATCAAAACAATAACCAACAAGCTCCTAATAACAACCAAAACAACCAACAAAATGGCAATCAGCAATCCCCTAGCAATAGCCAAAATAGTGGTTCTCAAAGCTCAAATAGCTCTCAAGGTGGCACAACTTCGCCAAGCAACCCACCATCTAGTGAGAATGTAACCCCACCGCAATCAGAACAACCAAATACACCATCACAACCAGTTGCCCCTAGTGAGCCAAATAATAATCAAAACAATAACCAACAAGCTCCTAATAACAACCAAAACAACCAACAAAATGGCAATCAGCAATCCCCTAGCAATAGCCAAAATAGTGGTTCTCAAAGCTCAAATAGCTCTCAAGGTGGCACAACTTCGCCAAGCAACCCACCATCTAGTGAGAATGTAACCCCACCGCAATCAGAACAACCAAATACACCATCACAACCAGTTGCCCCTAGTGAGCCAAATAATAATCAAAACAATAACCAACAAGCTCCTAATAACAACCAAAACAACCAACAAAATGGCAATCAGCAATCCCCTAGCAATAGCCAAAATAGCGGAAGCATAATAGTAACTCCTGTAGTTAAACCAAATGCTTACAATAGCAACTCTACTACGCTTAGTCAAACTATGAGAAATATCAGAAGTAATGTAAATTTAAGTAGTAAATATAATCAATTTTTCAATACCCTTGATAGTAGCGATTCTAATACATATCAAGAGACTATGAGCCGTATAGAGGGTAATTCTGTATTTGATTTAACATCAATTATTACGCAAAATCACACTAGTTTTTACCAAAACAATATGCTCTTTAGCATAAATCCAGTAAGTTCAACTCTATTTTCTTATAACTCAAATCCATACGATAGTGGAATTTTTGTCGCGTCTGTGGCTAGTGATTATGCTATAGATTTGGGATTTGATAGTTTAAAACCAAAAAATTATTGGTATATCAATCCAACTTATAAAAGATATAATGGCAATGGATTTGATGGATATCAAAGCGGCGTAAGTGTGAATTTAGCTCATAAATTAGATGATGGGATTATATCTTATGGAGTTGGGGCTAGTAAGTCTAGCTTGGATTTTGATATTGGTGCAACAGCTAAGAGTTCAAATTTTGATATAGCATTAAATTATACTCACGATTTTGAGAGCTTTAAGCTCCTTAGTGGCGGTTCGTTTATGGTTTCATTTAATGAAAATGAGCGTATAGTAGCTAATACCTTAAGTAGCGATTATAAGAGTTATAGCAGTAGCTTGCAACTTGGTGTAGCTAAGGATTTTAGGCATTATAGTATTGTTGTTACTCCGCTTGGATATTTAGGCTATGGTAAAATTTATCAAGAGAGCTTTAAAGAAAGCGGTGGTATATTTGCTAAAAATTACGATAGTATAAATCACGATTTATACACAGTTGGCTTGGGGTTAAATTTAGCCTATGAAGGTAGCGATGAAAAAAGTAGATATACAGGTTATATTATTTATGAAAGAATGCTAGATGGCTACAATATGGACGCTAGTGCTGAGTTTAATGATTTTAAGGGGCAAAAATTTAGTCAAAGATATCACTTAGATAAAAATAGGTTAAATCTTGGCGTTGGAGCTGAATACACCTTTAATAGTGGTTATTTTGCTAAATTTGGCATTGGTAGCGAGTTTGCTACAACTAGTGATAATTATAATCTCTCAGTTACATTTGGTAAAAGATTTTAA